In one Rhopalosiphum padi isolate XX-2018 chromosome 3, ASM2088224v1, whole genome shotgun sequence genomic region, the following are encoded:
- the LOC132925898 gene encoding uncharacterized protein LOC132925898 isoform X2: MMASMASLFMILAMTIHIQAAKPTYDVPDTFPQTKTAEAQHQLPNLEDIMNGFDELCPPLGLPTERFNVQVMGSHSPPVGGCASTQTIHHDVIPAFNLWLGNVQNGGGSCDETDMDHYMFECLSKHAFIEDNHIKGWFVTLYDRTAKWTGQKDYKCGLYSMILEDPPTIKLVISSNRTCEGLSEIMANDVHTVSEGLRHFHDGSVALLLTKDWPHPFSSSDVWRKKRSALKDDLYRFPEWSQGSWLDLQVDGSLIRYDTAFHEKDDIDYEQDTDYGKDEDVDISGGELYMQRSQRYNPVGISGRNRRSIADMNGVKMLKTLITAIQNNAQDALWLKDQLLNDMQNYLFNFLRENSSALSETQKSFLEILTKLLTMTIESPSDLFKYGDYTTKKIPVNTTVDMNDNPLKIPLDLNRVRNKRDIMNESEPANEETKSRKKRCFGNSATTTTAPYRDLDFENPPTAGDPVELFDKTKKYFGTTRSPDNRSIRKRMSTNKYLDLFNFRRNRRSALPEKQKSFLNLFAEFLPVLVESPPDLFGFGYSTTKKTPESTTMNVKDQSLKIPLDLNRFRYKRDLIYPEGTVDDQKFYRALNLPVGNRIESQQSRRTTFEEKQLGPALESATVDSQFQNIQSNSINDQRNTLKLNKRMRRSSTQHSQQQRATTKFTWRCIMPVDNDEKQLNSLEVGAKFLTYGGRIMEKTAENDNHQHNEPKSDALFDIKEDSKMSYGCLWLVPRGPNIIEFSIIGTGLPDKNQDIKSFARQLCTEKRPVDKNSNVRNMKKLHQRRHSWITETRADEGRRVAVGCPIPLGTVFYGEIPAPPPPSTIKNNSQPAPPRLCVRLISSADDCTNGQAGPIDQMKYTVSECVERDSSTGTSPQIVATEKTIFEASRVYAVGGSWRRNKRHSAPADTLTTASTVATTSTLSNMPMLPGHSISTGSTATSSTATTSSSITPSSSKDSQNFVDITTVDPTNFNTTTTTATAFSTDTSSTLPLSSAQQTTSPERQLPLFLTSSISTTSTTTTTTTTPSPLPPSNAFTSTSTVTTTTTHYPVTDYNYRQQRQWQQPQPQPNHNNNDYYNQGRQQHYPPSPPGSTGTDYNYYYLQRQQQQWQHQHPQTQLYWSSQQHDNGAKDYGNSYQQQTSNGGAHRTGDYYYRQQQQNYYNHQYDNDRQQQTPQPHNTSFMVQHPSGGGWNVHGDRPLYISSGGGGDNNREIPVDRNSSASVSSSNNGGWATPEQQHWWYQQQQQRQQEQQKQYQQRQPQNNRGLGGILSLPPVPLPPLHVEQGPVTVSMPTSPPLHLRRPQKPPDHYFLPTLTTKTTINHPYRLRPKSESRYYEEREYKCLGQWTEPQQHINQDPPQKPIMLTYMYVKRMNPTNNGADQFECFVGTIIPNDEGANPKTTTTLLLTEAGSRTLCSRRSDPFQSGMKLVGTKINKEGACKGFDQPAQDTAGGSWYPLKPQPISPSVPAAESSGGTWSFIHITPERTSSTS; the protein is encoded by the exons ATGATGGCGTCCATGGCAAGTTTATTTATGATACTTGCGATGACTATCCATATCCAAGCGGCGAAGCCGACTTACGATGTACCCGACACATTTCCGCAGACGAAAACAGCAGAGGCTCAGCATCAGCTCCCTAATCTTGAAG ATATCATGAATGGATTCGATGAACTCTGTCCACCGTTAGGATTGCCGACTGAACGATTTAATGTGCAGGTGATGGGCAGTCATTCGCCGCCGGTAGGAGGATGTGCCTCCACGCAAACAATCCATCACGATGTTATACCAGCGTTTAATTTGTGGCTCGGCAATGTCCAAAATGGTGGTGGAAGTTGCGACGAAACGG ATATGGACCACTACATGTTTGAGTGTTTATCAAAACATGCATTCATTGAGGACAACCATATTAAAGGGTGGTTTGTTACATTATACGACCGAACTGCGAAATGGACCGGGCAGAAAGACTACAAATGTGGT TTGTACTCAATGATCCTCGAAGACCCACCGACAATCAAACTGGTAATAAGTTCGAACCGTACGTGTGAGGGTCTGTCAGAGATAATGGCAAATGACGTTCATACAGTGTCAGAGGGATTGCGACATTTTCATGATGGATCTGTAGCTCTTCTTTTAACTAAAGATTGGCCACATCCTTTTTCTTCGTCAGATGTCTGGAGAAAAAAGCGGTCAGCGTTAAAAGACGATTTATACAG GTTTCCAGAATGGTCACAAGGGTCATGGTTAGACTTACAAGTAGATGGAAGCCTGATACGCTATGATACTGCCTTCCATGAGAAAGACGATATCGATTACGAACAAGATACTGACTATGGAAAAGACGAGGACGTAGACATTTCTGGTGGTGAACTATACATGCAAAGGTCACAACGATATAATCCTGTTGGAATTAGTGGCAGAAACCGACGATCCATTGCAGATATGAATggtgtaaaaatgttaaaaacctTGATCACCGCTATTCAAAACAACGCACAAGACGCACTTTGGTTAAAAGATCAATTATTAAACGATATGcagaactatttatttaattttctacgaGAAAACAGTAGTGCGTTATCTGAAACACAAAAATCTTTTTTAGAAATCCTTACAAAACTTTTGACAATGACAATTGAATCCCCCTCGGATCTATTTAAGTATGGAGACTACACTACTAAAAAGATTCCGGTAAATACAACCGTGGATATGAACGATAACCCTTTAAAAATTCCCTTAGACCTTAATCGTGTTCGAAATAAAAGAGATATTATGAACGAATCCGAACCAGCCAACGAAGAAACGAAATCGCGGAAGAAAAGATGTTTTGGAAACTCTGCAACAACTACAACAGCTCCGTATAGGGACCTGGATTTTGAAAATCCACCCACAGCGGGAGATCCGGTTGAATTATTtgacaaaactaaaaaatactttGGAACAACGCGTAGCCCTGACAACCGAAGTATTAGGAAAAGAATGTCTACGAATAAATACttggatttatttaattttcgacGAAACCGCCGTAGTGCATTAcctgaaaaacaaaaatcttttttaaatctttttgcTGAATTTCTGCCAGTCTTAGTTGAATCCCCCCCTGATCTTTTTGGGTTTGGATACTCCACTACTAAAAAGACTCCGGAAAGTACAACCATGAATGTAAAAGATCAATCTTTAAAAATTCCCTTAGATCTTAATCGTTTTCGATATAAAAGAGATCTTATATACCCCGAAGGCACTGTTGACGATCAGAAATTTTACCGAGCTCTTAATCTGCCAGTTGGTAACCGAATAGAATCCCAACAATCCCGCCGTACTACGTTTGAAGAAAAACAGTTAGGCCCTGCCTTAGAGTCAGCTACGGTGGATAgtcaatttcaaaatattcagtcGAACTCTATAAATGATCAGAGAAAtactttgaaattaaataaacgcATGAGACGCAGTTCTACACAGCATAGTCAACAACAGCGCGCAACGACAAAATTCACATGGCGCTGTATCATGCCTGTTGATAATGATGAAAAACAACTTAATAGTCTTGAAGTTGGAGCCAAATTTCTTACTTATGGTGGCCGTATCATGGAAAAAACTGCAGAGAATGACAATCATCAACA caACGAACCAAAGTCAGATGCGTTATTTGACATTAAAGAGGATTCGAAAATGTCGTATGGGTGCTTGTGGTTAGTGCCTAGAGGaccaaatattatagaattttctattatag gAACTGGATTGCCTGATAAAAATCAGGACATAAAGAGTTTTGCACGACAGCTTTGTACGGAAAAAAGGCCAGTTGACAAAAATAGTAATGTGAGGAATATGAAAAAGCTTCATCAACGCCGCCATTCGTGGATTACCGAAACAC GAGCCGATGAAGGGAGACGTGTGGCTGTTGGGTGTCCCATACCTCTTGGTACAGTGTTCTATGGTGAAATCCCAGCTCCGCCACCACCTTCTACGATTAAAAATAACTCACAGCCCGCACCACCGCGACTTTGTGTCAGGTTAATATCTTCTGCCGATGACTGTACGAATGGACAAGCAGGACCAATTGACCAGATGAAATATACTGTATCAGAATGCGTCGAGCGAGACTCCTCAACTGGGACTTCCCCACAAATAGTGGCtacagaaaaaacaatttttgaag CGTCCAGAGTTTATGCTGTCGGTGGAAGCTGGCGGAGGAATAAACGCCACTCAGCTCCTGCAGATACGTTGACTACTGCCTCAACTGTGGCCACTACATCTACATTGTCCAATATGCCAATGTTGCCAGGTCACAGCATTTCGACTGGATCCACAGCCACCTCCTCGACTGCAACGACTTCATCCTCTATTACCCCCAGTAGCAGTAAAGACAGCCAAAATTTCGTAGACATCACTACTGTAGATCCTACGAATTTTAATACTACTACTACCACTGCTACCGCCTTCTCGACAGATACGTCGTCTACTTTACCACTATCTTCGGCGCAACAGACAACTTCTCCCGAACGACAATTACCATTATTTTTGACGTCGTCTATTTCCACTActtctactactactactactactactactccTTCTCCTCTTCCTCCTTCTAATGCTTTTACTTCGACGTCCACTGTTACTACGACAACAACTCACTACCCAGTTACTGATTATAATTACCGTCAGCAGCGACAGTGGCAGCAACCACAACCACAACCGAATCACAACAATAATGATTACTATAACCAGGGACGACAACAACATTATCCCCCCTCACCGCCCGGCAGCACCGGTACggattataattactattatctcCAGCGACAGCAACAACAGTGGCAGCATCAACACCCGCAGACGCAACTGTATTGGTCGTCTCAACAACATGATAATGGCGCTAAAGACTATGGTAACAGTTATCAGCAGCAGACATCGAACGGCGGCGCGCACAGGACGGGCGATTATTACTATCGGCAGCAACAACAAAATTACTACAACCATCAGTACGACAACGATCGCCAGCAACAAACGCCACAGCCTCATAATACGTCATTTATGGTACAACATCCAAGCGGTGGTGGTTGGAACGTGCACGGTGATCGACCGCTGTACATAagcagtggtggtggtggtgataACAACCGAGAAATACCAGTTGATCGGAACAGCTCTGCCAGTGTCAGTAGTAGTAATAATGGTGGTTGGGCGACACCGGAACAACAGCACTGGTGGTatcaacaacagcaacaacgaCAGCAAGAACAACAAAAGCAGTATCAGCAACGGCAGCCGCAAAACAATAGAGGTCTGGGTGGAATCTTGTCGCTGCCGCCTGTACCACTGCCGCCACTGCATGTAGAACAGGGTCCTGTCACTGTTTCGATGCCTACATCACCGCCACTCCATTTACGTCGACCACAAAAACCACCAGATCACTACTTCCTGCCAACGCTGACTACCAAGACCACTATTAATCATCCGTACCGTTTGCGCCCTAAGTCTGAAAGCCGATATTATGAAG AACGTGAATACAAATGCCTCGGCCAATGGACTGAACCACAGCAACATATCAACCAGGACCCTCCTCAGAAACCAATAATGTTGACATACATGTACGTAAAGCGAATGAATCCGACCAACAACGGAGCAGACCAGtttgaatgttttgttggaaCAATAATACCTAACGACGAAGGTGCAAATCCTAAAACCACTACCACACTCTTGTTGACGGAAGCTGGTAGTAGAACCTTATGTAGTCGCCGATCGGACCCATTCCAATCTGGCATGAAGTTGGTTGGAACCAAAATTAACAAAGAAG GTGCTTGCAAGGGATTTGATCAACCAGCACAAGATACCGCTGGCGGTTCGTGGTATCCTCTTAAACCACAGCCAATTTCTCCGTCTGTTCCCGCTGCAGAAAGCAGTGGAGGCACATG
- the LOC132925898 gene encoding uncharacterized protein LOC132925898 isoform X1, which produces MMASMASLFMILAMTIHIQAAKPTYDVPDTFPQTKTAEAQHQLPNLEDIMNGFDELCPPLGLPTERFNVQVMGSHSPPVGGCASTQTIHHDVIPAFNLWLGNVQNGGGSCDETDMDHYMFECLSKHAFIEDNHIKGWFVTLYDRTAKWTGQKDYKCGLYSMILEDPPTIKLVISSNRTCEGLSEIMANDVHTVSEGLRHFHDGSVALLLTKDWPHPFSSSDVWRKKRSALKDDLYRFPEWSQGSWLDLQVDGSLIRYDTAFHEKDDIDYEQDTDYGKDEDVDISGGELYMQRSQRYNPVGISGRNRRSIADMNGVKMLKTLITAIQNNAQDALWLKDQLLNDMQNYLFNFLRENSSALSETQKSFLEILTKLLTMTIESPSDLFKYGDYTTKKIPVNTTVDMNDNPLKIPLDLNRVRNKRDIMNESEPANEETKSRKKRCFGNSATTTTAPYRDLDFENPPTAGDPVELFDKTKKYFGTTRSPDNRSIRKRMSTNKYLDLFNFRRNRRSALPEKQKSFLNLFAEFLPVLVESPPDLFGFGYSTTKKTPESTTMNVKDQSLKIPLDLNRFRYKRDLIYPEGTVDDQKFYRALNLPVGNRIESQQSRRTTFEEKQLGPALESATVDSQFQNIQSNSINDQRNTLKLNKRMRRSSTQHSQQQRATTKFTWRCIMPVDNDEKQLNSLEVGAKFLTYGGRIMEKTAENDNHQHNEPKSDALFDIKEDSKMSYGCLWLVPRGPNIIEFSIIGTGLPDKNQDIKSFARQLCTEKRPVDKNSNVRNMKKLHQRRHSWITETRADEGRRVAVGCPIPLGTVFYGEIPAPPPPSTIKNNSQPAPPRLCVRLISSADDCTNGQAGPIDQMKYTVSECVERDSSTGTSPQIVATEKTIFEASRVYAVGGSWRRNKRHSAPADTLTTASTVATTSTLSNMPMLPGHSISTGSTATSSTATTSSSITPSSSKDSQNFVDITTVDPTNFNTTTTTATAFSTDTSSTLPLSSAQQTTSPERQLPLFLTSSISTTSTTTTTTTTPSPLPPSNAFTSTSTVTTTTTHYPVTDYNYRQQRQWQQPQPQPNHNNNDYYNQGRQQHYPPSPPGSTGTDYNYYYLQRQQQQWQHQHPQTQLYWSSQQHDNGAKDYGNSYQQQTSNGGAHRTGDYYYRQQQQNYYNHQYDNDRQQQTPQPHNTSFMVQHPSGGGWNVHGDRPLYISSGGGGDNNREIPVDRNSSASVSSSNNGGWATPEQQHWWYQQQQQRQQEQQKQYQQRQPQNNRGLGGILSLPPVPLPPLHVEQGPVTVSMPTSPPLHLRRPQKPPDHYFLPTLTTKTTINHPYRLRPKSESRYYEEREYKCLGQWTEPQQHINQDPPQKPIMLTYMYVKRMNPTNNGADQFECFVGTIIPNDEGANPKTTTTLLLTEAGSRTLCSRRSDPFQSGMKLVGTKINKEGACKGFDQPAQDTAGGSWYPLKPQPISPSVPAAESSGGTWYAAPPVPVIAQSPTTMKPILTGRHTGGNGASFTSRQNERRPPPKTNNSIRTVSDKKIIMLLAFILFSEHLNNIGRHFFN; this is translated from the exons ATGATGGCGTCCATGGCAAGTTTATTTATGATACTTGCGATGACTATCCATATCCAAGCGGCGAAGCCGACTTACGATGTACCCGACACATTTCCGCAGACGAAAACAGCAGAGGCTCAGCATCAGCTCCCTAATCTTGAAG ATATCATGAATGGATTCGATGAACTCTGTCCACCGTTAGGATTGCCGACTGAACGATTTAATGTGCAGGTGATGGGCAGTCATTCGCCGCCGGTAGGAGGATGTGCCTCCACGCAAACAATCCATCACGATGTTATACCAGCGTTTAATTTGTGGCTCGGCAATGTCCAAAATGGTGGTGGAAGTTGCGACGAAACGG ATATGGACCACTACATGTTTGAGTGTTTATCAAAACATGCATTCATTGAGGACAACCATATTAAAGGGTGGTTTGTTACATTATACGACCGAACTGCGAAATGGACCGGGCAGAAAGACTACAAATGTGGT TTGTACTCAATGATCCTCGAAGACCCACCGACAATCAAACTGGTAATAAGTTCGAACCGTACGTGTGAGGGTCTGTCAGAGATAATGGCAAATGACGTTCATACAGTGTCAGAGGGATTGCGACATTTTCATGATGGATCTGTAGCTCTTCTTTTAACTAAAGATTGGCCACATCCTTTTTCTTCGTCAGATGTCTGGAGAAAAAAGCGGTCAGCGTTAAAAGACGATTTATACAG GTTTCCAGAATGGTCACAAGGGTCATGGTTAGACTTACAAGTAGATGGAAGCCTGATACGCTATGATACTGCCTTCCATGAGAAAGACGATATCGATTACGAACAAGATACTGACTATGGAAAAGACGAGGACGTAGACATTTCTGGTGGTGAACTATACATGCAAAGGTCACAACGATATAATCCTGTTGGAATTAGTGGCAGAAACCGACGATCCATTGCAGATATGAATggtgtaaaaatgttaaaaacctTGATCACCGCTATTCAAAACAACGCACAAGACGCACTTTGGTTAAAAGATCAATTATTAAACGATATGcagaactatttatttaattttctacgaGAAAACAGTAGTGCGTTATCTGAAACACAAAAATCTTTTTTAGAAATCCTTACAAAACTTTTGACAATGACAATTGAATCCCCCTCGGATCTATTTAAGTATGGAGACTACACTACTAAAAAGATTCCGGTAAATACAACCGTGGATATGAACGATAACCCTTTAAAAATTCCCTTAGACCTTAATCGTGTTCGAAATAAAAGAGATATTATGAACGAATCCGAACCAGCCAACGAAGAAACGAAATCGCGGAAGAAAAGATGTTTTGGAAACTCTGCAACAACTACAACAGCTCCGTATAGGGACCTGGATTTTGAAAATCCACCCACAGCGGGAGATCCGGTTGAATTATTtgacaaaactaaaaaatactttGGAACAACGCGTAGCCCTGACAACCGAAGTATTAGGAAAAGAATGTCTACGAATAAATACttggatttatttaattttcgacGAAACCGCCGTAGTGCATTAcctgaaaaacaaaaatcttttttaaatctttttgcTGAATTTCTGCCAGTCTTAGTTGAATCCCCCCCTGATCTTTTTGGGTTTGGATACTCCACTACTAAAAAGACTCCGGAAAGTACAACCATGAATGTAAAAGATCAATCTTTAAAAATTCCCTTAGATCTTAATCGTTTTCGATATAAAAGAGATCTTATATACCCCGAAGGCACTGTTGACGATCAGAAATTTTACCGAGCTCTTAATCTGCCAGTTGGTAACCGAATAGAATCCCAACAATCCCGCCGTACTACGTTTGAAGAAAAACAGTTAGGCCCTGCCTTAGAGTCAGCTACGGTGGATAgtcaatttcaaaatattcagtcGAACTCTATAAATGATCAGAGAAAtactttgaaattaaataaacgcATGAGACGCAGTTCTACACAGCATAGTCAACAACAGCGCGCAACGACAAAATTCACATGGCGCTGTATCATGCCTGTTGATAATGATGAAAAACAACTTAATAGTCTTGAAGTTGGAGCCAAATTTCTTACTTATGGTGGCCGTATCATGGAAAAAACTGCAGAGAATGACAATCATCAACA caACGAACCAAAGTCAGATGCGTTATTTGACATTAAAGAGGATTCGAAAATGTCGTATGGGTGCTTGTGGTTAGTGCCTAGAGGaccaaatattatagaattttctattatag gAACTGGATTGCCTGATAAAAATCAGGACATAAAGAGTTTTGCACGACAGCTTTGTACGGAAAAAAGGCCAGTTGACAAAAATAGTAATGTGAGGAATATGAAAAAGCTTCATCAACGCCGCCATTCGTGGATTACCGAAACAC GAGCCGATGAAGGGAGACGTGTGGCTGTTGGGTGTCCCATACCTCTTGGTACAGTGTTCTATGGTGAAATCCCAGCTCCGCCACCACCTTCTACGATTAAAAATAACTCACAGCCCGCACCACCGCGACTTTGTGTCAGGTTAATATCTTCTGCCGATGACTGTACGAATGGACAAGCAGGACCAATTGACCAGATGAAATATACTGTATCAGAATGCGTCGAGCGAGACTCCTCAACTGGGACTTCCCCACAAATAGTGGCtacagaaaaaacaatttttgaag CGTCCAGAGTTTATGCTGTCGGTGGAAGCTGGCGGAGGAATAAACGCCACTCAGCTCCTGCAGATACGTTGACTACTGCCTCAACTGTGGCCACTACATCTACATTGTCCAATATGCCAATGTTGCCAGGTCACAGCATTTCGACTGGATCCACAGCCACCTCCTCGACTGCAACGACTTCATCCTCTATTACCCCCAGTAGCAGTAAAGACAGCCAAAATTTCGTAGACATCACTACTGTAGATCCTACGAATTTTAATACTACTACTACCACTGCTACCGCCTTCTCGACAGATACGTCGTCTACTTTACCACTATCTTCGGCGCAACAGACAACTTCTCCCGAACGACAATTACCATTATTTTTGACGTCGTCTATTTCCACTActtctactactactactactactactactccTTCTCCTCTTCCTCCTTCTAATGCTTTTACTTCGACGTCCACTGTTACTACGACAACAACTCACTACCCAGTTACTGATTATAATTACCGTCAGCAGCGACAGTGGCAGCAACCACAACCACAACCGAATCACAACAATAATGATTACTATAACCAGGGACGACAACAACATTATCCCCCCTCACCGCCCGGCAGCACCGGTACggattataattactattatctcCAGCGACAGCAACAACAGTGGCAGCATCAACACCCGCAGACGCAACTGTATTGGTCGTCTCAACAACATGATAATGGCGCTAAAGACTATGGTAACAGTTATCAGCAGCAGACATCGAACGGCGGCGCGCACAGGACGGGCGATTATTACTATCGGCAGCAACAACAAAATTACTACAACCATCAGTACGACAACGATCGCCAGCAACAAACGCCACAGCCTCATAATACGTCATTTATGGTACAACATCCAAGCGGTGGTGGTTGGAACGTGCACGGTGATCGACCGCTGTACATAagcagtggtggtggtggtgataACAACCGAGAAATACCAGTTGATCGGAACAGCTCTGCCAGTGTCAGTAGTAGTAATAATGGTGGTTGGGCGACACCGGAACAACAGCACTGGTGGTatcaacaacagcaacaacgaCAGCAAGAACAACAAAAGCAGTATCAGCAACGGCAGCCGCAAAACAATAGAGGTCTGGGTGGAATCTTGTCGCTGCCGCCTGTACCACTGCCGCCACTGCATGTAGAACAGGGTCCTGTCACTGTTTCGATGCCTACATCACCGCCACTCCATTTACGTCGACCACAAAAACCACCAGATCACTACTTCCTGCCAACGCTGACTACCAAGACCACTATTAATCATCCGTACCGTTTGCGCCCTAAGTCTGAAAGCCGATATTATGAAG AACGTGAATACAAATGCCTCGGCCAATGGACTGAACCACAGCAACATATCAACCAGGACCCTCCTCAGAAACCAATAATGTTGACATACATGTACGTAAAGCGAATGAATCCGACCAACAACGGAGCAGACCAGtttgaatgttttgttggaaCAATAATACCTAACGACGAAGGTGCAAATCCTAAAACCACTACCACACTCTTGTTGACGGAAGCTGGTAGTAGAACCTTATGTAGTCGCCGATCGGACCCATTCCAATCTGGCATGAAGTTGGTTGGAACCAAAATTAACAAAGAAG GTGCTTGCAAGGGATTTGATCAACCAGCACAAGATACCGCTGGCGGTTCGTGGTATCCTCTTAAACCACAGCCAATTTCTCCGTCTGTTCCCGCTGCAGAAAGCAGTGGAGGCACATGGTACGCTGCGCCCCCTGTTCCTGTGATCGCACAAAGTCCGACCACTATGAAGCCTATCCTCACAGGCAGGCATACCGGTGGTAATG